Proteins co-encoded in one Conger conger chromosome 4, fConCon1.1, whole genome shotgun sequence genomic window:
- the LOC133126798 gene encoding E3 ubiquitin/ISG15 ligase TRIM25-like, translated as MAQAAGLLDQDQFSCSICLDLLKNPVTIPCGHSYCMGCIKGCWDQDDHTGVYSCPQCRETFTPRPVLRRNAMLAEVVEKLKKTGLQAAPPAHCYAGPGDVACDVCTGRKHKAVRSCLVCLASYCETHIQPHYEFPAFQKHKLVKATGNLQEKICSHHDKVLEIYCRTDEQFICYMCTIEDHRGHETVSVATARAEKQKQLGATQSKFQQRIQEREKELRDLRQAVKSLKRSAQAAVEDSERIFTEMIRSIERRCSEVKELIRDQETAEVSRAEGLLERLEQEIAELRRRDAELELLSHTEDHIHFLQSSKSLCAPPGPGDLPSITVSPHVSFEAVRKCVSELKERLEDVCKGEMSKISRAGRAVGIHGCFTETHEVETCAHCLEPFQNKLRLMCSHAFCVSCLKETVSSLGRQCPVCLKELKVGVGDQPEGQMTVEHLKDFFGTEWHCITYNIPSGIQTEAHPNPGNPFTGLQTQSWLPKQQYISNDKWLYGHEVVKLLQRAFEQKLIFTVAATHGAADRVVLNDIPHARNLFECKKNGGNLLNQVKTELKFRGIE; from the exons ATGGCACAGGCTGCAGGTCTTctggatcaggaccagttcagctgttcgatctgtctggatctactgaagAATCCGGTAactattccctgtggacacagttactgtatgggctgtattaagggctgctgggatcaggatgatcatactggtgtctacagctgtccccagtgcagagagaccTTCACCCCAAGGCCTGTTTTAAGAAGAAATGCcatgctggctgaagtggtggagaaactgaagaagacaggactccaagctgctcctcctgctcactgttacgctggacctggagacgtggcgtgtgatgtctgcactgggagaaagcacaaagcCGTCAGgtcctgtctggtgtgtctggcctcttactgtgaaactcacaTCCAGCCTCACTATGAATTTCCTGCCTTTCAAAagcacaaactggtcaaagccactggaaacctgcaggagaagatctgctcTCATCATGACAAAGTTCTGGAGATTTACTGTCGTACAGATGAGCAGTTTATCTGTTATATGTGTACAATAGAGGATCACAGAGGCCACGAAACAGTCTCAGTTGCAACAGCAAGAGCAGAGAAACAG aagcagctgggggcgacacagagtaaattccagcagagaatccaggagagagagaaggagctgcggGATCTGAGGCAGGCTGTGaagtcactcaag cgctctgcacaggcagcagtggaggacagtgagaggatctttactgagatgatccgctccattgagagaaggtgctctgaggtgaaagagctgatcagagatcaggagacggctgaagtgagtcgggctgaaggactcctggagcgactggagcaggagattgctgagctgaggaggagagacgctgagctggagctgctttcacacacagaggatcacatccatttcctccag agCTCTAagtctctctgtgcccctcctggacctggagacttacccagcatcactgtcagtccacacgtctcttttgaggctgtgaggaaatgtgTCTCTGAGCTGAAAGAGCGACTGGAGGACGTCTGCAAGGGGGAAATGTCTAAGATCTccagggcaggcagagcagtgGGCATTCATGGCTGCTTTACTGAGACACATGAAGTGGAGACCTGTGCCCACTGCTTGGAGCCCTTTCAGAATAAGCTGAGGCTGATGTGTTCTCATGCCTTCTGTGTAAGCTGCCTGAAGGAAACCGTATCCTCTCTGGGTCGTCAGTGTCCGGTGTGTCTCAAAGAACTCAAGGTGGGAGTGGGAGACCAGCCAGAGGGACAGATGACAGTGGAACATCTGAAAGACTTTTTTGGAACAGAATGGCACTGTATTACATACAATATTCCCAGTGGAATACAGACG GAGGCCCATCCCAACCCAGGGAATCCCTTTACTGGACTCCAAACACAGTCCTGGTTACCCAAACAGCAATACATATCCAATGATAAGTGGTTGTATGGTCATGAGGTGGTGAAGCTGCTGCAAAGAGCCTTTGAGCAGAAGCTGATTTTTACTGTGGCTGCAACCCATGGAGCTGCAGACAGAGTCGTCCTCAATGACATCCCCCATGCAAGAAACTT
- the LOC133126797 gene encoding E3 ubiquitin/ISG15 ligase TRIM25-like, with amino-acid sequence MAQAACLLDQDQFSCTICLDLLKDPVTIPCGHSYCMGCIKGCWDQDDHTGVYSCPQCRETFTPRPVLRKTTMLAEVVEQLKKTGLQAAPPGDVVCDVCTGRKRKAIKSCLVCLASYCKTHLKLHNELNPGNTHNVINATGRLQENMCPQHKKLLEIYCRTDQQCICLLCVMDEHRGHDTVSAAAEWTERQKQLGATQSKFQQRIQEREKELQDLRQAVQSLKSSAQAAVEDSERIFTEMIRSIERRRSEVKELIRDQEKAEVSRAEAFLERLEQEIAELRRRDAELEQLSHTEDRIQFLQSSKSLCVPPGPGDLPSITVSPHVSFEAVRKCVSELEERLEDVCKGEMSKISRAGRAVAVHGCFTEGGEPSEARATAAEGETCPLCMKPMEEKQRLRCTHAFCAACLRSSVSRVGYQCPMCLQAVAVLGDQPEGQMEVKRLKDIQGQECILITYNIPSGIQTEAHPNPGKPFTGVQAESWLPNEQQFYSSGSQVCLKGHEVLKLLERAFEQKLIFTVAAAHGAASRVVFTDIPHARNFYECSGNYFLHKVTEALKGKFIK; translated from the exons ATGGCTCAGGCTGCCTGTCTTCTGGATCAGGACCAATTCAGCTGCACAatctgtctggatctactgaagGATCCAGTgactattccctgtggacacagttactgtatgggctgtattaagggctgctgggatcaggatgatcatactggtgtctacagctgtccccagtgcagagagaccttcaccccaaggcctgttttaagaaaaaccaccatgctggctgaagtggtggagcaactgaagaagacaggactccaagctgctcctcctggagacgtggtgtgtgatgtctgcactgggagaaagcgcaaagccatcaagtcctgcctggtgtgtctggcctcttACTGTAAAACTCACCTCAAACTGCACAATGAACTCAACCCAGGAAACACACATAATGTCATCAATGCTACTGGACGCCTGCAGGAAAATATGTGCCCTCAACATAAAAAACTGCTGGAGATTTACTGTCGTaccgatcagcagtgtatctgtctgctgtgtgtgatggatgaacacagaggccatgatacagtctcagctgcagcagaatggACTGAGAGACAG aagcagctgggggcgacacagagtaaattccagcagagaatccaggagagagagaaggagctgcaggatctgagacaggctgtgcagtcactcaag agctctgcacaggcagcagtggaggacagtgagaggatctttactgagatgatccggtccattgagagaaggcgctctgaggtgaaagagctgatcagagatcaggagaaggctgaagtgagtcgggctgaagcattcctggagcgactggagcaggagattgctgagctgaggaggagagacgctgagctggagcagctttcacacacagaagaTCGCATCCAATTCCTCCAG agCTCtaagtctctctgtgtccctcctggacctggagacttacccagcatcactgtcagtccacacgtctcttttgaggctgtgaggaaatgtgTCTCTGAGCTGGAAGAGCGACTGGAGGACGTCTGCAAGGGGGAAATGTCTAAGATCTccagggcaggcagagcagtgGCTGTTCATGGCTGCTTTACTGAAGGTGGGGAGCCCTCAGAAGCCAGAGCCACAGCAGCTGAAGGGGAGACCTGTCCCCTCTGCATGAAGCCCATGGAGGAGAAGCAGAGGCTGAGGTGTACTCATGCCTTCTGTGCAGCCTGTCTGAGGAGCTCTGTAAGCCGAGTGGGCTATCAGTGTCCAATGTGTCTACAAGCAGTCGCAgtgctgggagaccagccagaGGGACAGATGGAAGTGAAACGTCTGAAAGACATTCAAGGACAAGAATGTATACTGATTACGTACAACATTCCCAGTGGAATACAGACG GAGGCCCATCCCAACCCAGGGAAGCCCTTTACTGGAGTCCAAGCAGAGTCCTGGTTACCCAATGAGCAACAGTTCTACTCATCAGGCTCCCAAGTCTGCCTGAAGGGCCATGAGGTGCTGAAGCTGCTGGAAAGAGCCTTTGAGCAGAAGCTGATTTTTACTGTGGCTGCAGCCCATGGAGCTGCAAGCAGAGTCGTCTTCACTGACATCCCCCATGCAAGAAACTT TTATGAGTGCAGTGGGAATTACTTCTTGCATAAAGTGACAGAGGCACTCAAAGGCAAATTCATCAAATGA
- the LOC133127202 gene encoding E3 ubiquitin-protein ligase TRIM47-like, which produces MAEGGGLLDQDQFSCAICLDLLKDPTTIPCGHSYCMGCIKGCWNHTGVYKCPQCRKTFTSRPVLNKNTMLTEVVEKLKKTGNIPKLIDASGNLQENICSHHHKQLEIYCRKDEEFLCNSCDTKDHKGHRTVSVATARAEKQKQLGTTQSKFQKRIQEREKELQDLRPTVQSLKRSAQAAVEDSERIFTEMIRSIERRRSEVKELIRDQEKAAVSQAEGFLERLEQEIAELRRRDAELEQLSHTEDHIHFLQSFKSLCVPPGPGDLPSIAVSPQVSFEAVRKCVSELKRRLEDVCKGEMSRISRAGRAVGDRGCFSEKATCFLCRQPFRKPFRSPDKRCISCKSGIYGYGGF; this is translated from the exons atggctgaaggtggaggtttactggatcaggaccagttcagctgtgcgatctgtctggatctactgaagGATCCGACGACcattccctgtggacacagttactgtatgggctgtattaagggctgctggaatcatactggtgtctacaAGTGTCCCCAGTGCCGAAAGACCTTCACCTCAAGGCCTGttctgaacaaaaacaccatgctgactgaagtggtggagaaactgaagaagacaggaaaTATACCCAAATTGATTGATGCctctggaaacctgcaggagaacatCTGCTCTCATCATCACAAACAGCTGGAGATTTACTGTCGTAAAGATGAGGAGTTTCTCTGCAATTCGTGCGATACTAAGGATCACAAAGGCCACAGAACAGTTTCAGTTGCAACAGCAAGAGCAGAGAAACAG aagcagctggggacgacacagagtaaattccagaagagaatccaggagagagagaaggagctgcaggatctgagaccaactgtgcagtcactcaag cgctctgcacaggcagcagtggaggacagtgagaggatctttactgagatgatccgctccattgagagaaggcgctctgaggtgaaagagctgatcagagatcaggagaaggctgcagTGAGTCAGGCTGAAGGAttcctggagcgactggagcaggagattgctgagctgaggaggagagacgctgagctggagcagctttcacacacagaggatcacatccatttcctccag agCTTtaagtctctctgtgtccctcctggacctggagacttacccagcatcgCTGTCAGTCCACAGGTCTCctttgaggctgtgaggaaatgtgTCTCTGAGCTGAAAAGGCGACTGGAGGACGTCTGCAAGGGGGAAATGTCTAGGATCTCTagggcaggcagagcagtgGGTGATCGTGGCTGCTTTTCTGAAAAGGCGACCTGTTTCCTCTGCAGACAGCCCTTTAGAAAGCCTTTTCGGAGTCCTGACAAACGCTGTATATCCTGTAAGAGCGGAATTTATGGATATGGaggtttttga